The following is a genomic window from Sedimenticola thiotaurini.
GCCCGGTTTCCACTCTACAAAGAGCTGGGCATACAGGGGGAACAGCAGCCCCATGATCAGACCGAATCCTATATAGGCGAAAAGCAGTGTGCGCAGGATGCTTGGTTTCATAAACGGTTACCTGACTTATTATTGATTTAGGGAAATATTCGGCTAGTCGCCGCTAATCTTTAAAAAAATCAATAATTAAATAAATTGATATACAGATAACTGGTTGTGATTATCAAGGGGGCGACAGCACCGGTTTCGCTCAGGCGTCCCGCCACAAGTGGCGCTGAATAAGGTCAGTCAGTGCTTCAATATGGGTCGGCGTGCTGTTCAGGGAGGGGATATAGTGATACTCGCTACCGCCGGCGGAGAGGAAGTACTCCCGATTCTCTTCGCCGATCTCCTCCAGGGTCTCCAGGCAGTCGGCGGGGAAACCGGGGCAGATTACGTGGACCCGCCTGACCCCCTCGGCTCCCCACTGCTGCAGGGTCTTGTCGGTGTAGGGTTGCAGCCAGGGCTGCCGGCCGACCCGTGACTGGAAGCTGAAGGCCCACCGGTCCTGGGGCAGGTCCAGGGCGGCGGCCAGCCGGTCTGCCGTGATGCGGCACTGGTCGGCGTAGGGGTCGCCCTGGTCGGCATAGGATTGGGGGATGCCGTGAAATGAGAGCAGCAGTCGATCACATTCACCATGGGTTGCGGAAAACTGTTGGACGCTCTTTGCCAGGGCGTCGATATAGCCTGGCTCCGCATGGTAGTGATTAATAAAGCGCAGTTCGGGCAGCCAGCGCCACTGTCGCAACACCCGGCTGATCTCATCGAAAGTGGATGCAGTGGTGGTGGCGGAGTACTGCGGATAGAGGGGCAGCACCAGAATCCGTTGCGCGTTGGCCTGGCGCAGCGTCTCCAGTCCGGCAGCGATGGAGGGTGAGCCGTAGCGCATGGCCAGCACCACCTTGACCGAACCGTCAACGCGCTGTGCCAGGCTCTGTTGCAGTGCTGCAGCTATTTCACGGGAGATGACCAGCAGAGGCGACCCCTGATCGGTCCAGACCTTGCGATAGGCGGCGGCGGAGCGCTTGGGACGGATGCGCAGAATAA
Proteins encoded in this region:
- the hemH gene encoding ferrochelatase produces the protein MKFHGPAPDNQTTPCTGILLTNLGTPDSASVRDVRDYLREFLSDPRVVEFPRPLWWLVLNGIILRIRPKRSAAAYRKVWTDQGSPLLVISREIAAALQQSLAQRVDGSVKVVLAMRYGSPSIAAGLETLRQANAQRILVLPLYPQYSATTTASTFDEISRVLRQWRWLPELRFINHYHAEPGYIDALAKSVQQFSATHGECDRLLLSFHGIPQSYADQGDPYADQCRITADRLAAALDLPQDRWAFSFQSRVGRQPWLQPYTDKTLQQWGAEGVRRVHVICPGFPADCLETLEEIGEENREYFLSAGGSEYHYIPSLNSTPTHIEALTDLIQRHLWRDA